In Selenomonas dianae, a genomic segment contains:
- the glgA gene encoding glycogen synthase GlgA, producing the protein MKVLYVASEAVPFVKTGGLADVAGSLPAALVKDGVDCRVILPKYGAISEEIRNAMEHVYDGILNVAWRDKFVGIDKYVLDGVTYYFVDNEEYFNREGFYGYPDDAERFSFFSRAVLNLLPALDFWPDIIHANDWHSALVPVFLKLEHMDDARYAGIKSLFTIHNLKYQGVFPKDVMTDVLGLDWKYFNNGDFEFFDAVNFMKAGIIYADYVSTVSKTYAEEIQYDYYGEHLEGLLRKRREELFGIVNGIDYDVYNPETDKNLYVNYGVKKAVEGKSDNKVALQRDLGLPENRRTPMIAMVTRLVANKGLDLVVRVLDEILQHENVQFVILGTGDRSYEDWFKELAWRFPNKASVNIRFSNELAQRIYAASDIFLMPSMFEPCGLGQLIAMRYGTIPVVRETGGLKDTVVQFDRSDVDKGNGFLFYEYNAHEMMYALKRALAAYGNLREWRQLIFTAMHSDFSWKRSAKEYEKLYERLLFES; encoded by the coding sequence ATGAAGGTACTATATGTAGCATCGGAGGCAGTTCCGTTTGTAAAGACCGGCGGGCTTGCGGATGTGGCGGGCTCACTTCCTGCGGCACTCGTCAAGGACGGGGTGGATTGCCGTGTCATTCTGCCGAAGTACGGCGCGATTTCCGAGGAGATCCGCAACGCGATGGAGCATGTCTATGACGGCATCCTGAATGTCGCATGGCGGGACAAGTTCGTCGGCATTGACAAGTATGTGCTCGACGGCGTGACCTACTACTTTGTGGACAACGAGGAGTATTTCAACCGCGAGGGGTTCTACGGCTACCCGGACGATGCGGAACGCTTCTCGTTCTTCAGCCGCGCCGTGCTCAACCTCCTGCCCGCGCTCGACTTCTGGCCGGACATCATCCACGCGAATGACTGGCACTCTGCGCTCGTGCCCGTATTCCTCAAGCTTGAGCATATGGACGATGCACGCTATGCCGGCATCAAGTCGCTCTTTACCATCCACAACCTCAAGTATCAGGGCGTATTCCCGAAGGATGTCATGACGGATGTGCTGGGGCTCGACTGGAAGTACTTCAACAACGGAGACTTTGAGTTCTTTGATGCGGTCAACTTTATGAAGGCGGGCATCATCTACGCCGACTATGTATCGACCGTCAGCAAGACCTACGCCGAGGAGATCCAGTACGACTACTACGGCGAGCATCTGGAGGGTCTGCTGCGCAAGCGCCGCGAGGAACTCTTCGGGATCGTAAACGGCATTGACTATGATGTCTACAACCCGGAGACGGACAAAAACCTCTATGTCAACTACGGTGTCAAGAAGGCAGTCGAGGGAAAGAGCGATAACAAGGTCGCTCTGCAGCGTGATCTCGGGCTTCCGGAGAACCGTCGTACGCCGATGATTGCGATGGTCACGCGCCTTGTGGCAAACAAGGGGCTGGATCTTGTCGTGCGTGTACTCGACGAGATCCTTCAGCATGAGAACGTACAGTTTGTCATCCTCGGCACGGGCGACCGCAGCTATGAGGATTGGTTCAAGGAACTGGCATGGCGTTTCCCAAACAAGGCGTCCGTCAACATCCGTTTCTCGAATGAGCTGGCGCAGCGCATCTATGCAGCATCGGACATCTTCCTCATGCCGTCCATGTTCGAGCCCTGCGGACTTGGACAGCTCATCGCCATGCGCTACGGCACAATTCCCGTCGTGCGTGAGACGGGCGGTCTCAAGGATACTGTCGTCCAGTTCGATCGCTCGGACGTGGACAAGGGGAACGGCTTCCTGTTCTACGAGTACAATGCGCATGAGATGATGTACGCCCTCAAGCGTGCGCTCGCTGCCTACGGAAACCTGCGTGAGTGGCGGCAGCTCATCTTTACGGCGATGCACAGCGACTTCAGCTGGAAACGCTCGGCGAAGGAATATGAAAAACTCTATGAGCGACTGCTGTTCGAAAGCTGA
- a CDS encoding DUF2225 domain-containing protein, with protein sequence MAEYTYSVEKPCPVCGQKTHATKMKARLITLGTDEDFCVHYEGVCPYRYRVWLCEHCGFAADEKQFTEEPLSPRDKAKIQELLEGRTINLPYHEERTVEEAIRAYRLGIYFVERLGWTLQKKAGYCMGMAWVYRDAGEHEKEAEILRRAAELYEESVMTEKYPIHGMSDSMALYIAGAAYYRLEDYEKATQMLSQIMSDQEVRKNDVKLFERTQNLWLELREKKAEAEKAGS encoded by the coding sequence ATGGCGGAGTATACGTATTCGGTGGAGAAGCCATGTCCGGTCTGTGGGCAAAAGACCCATGCAACGAAGATGAAGGCGCGTCTTATCACGCTGGGGACGGATGAGGATTTTTGTGTCCATTACGAAGGGGTGTGTCCCTATCGCTATCGCGTCTGGCTGTGTGAGCACTGCGGTTTTGCCGCCGATGAGAAGCAGTTCACCGAGGAGCCGCTGAGTCCGCGCGACAAGGCGAAGATACAGGAACTTCTTGAGGGACGTACGATCAACCTCCCCTACCACGAGGAGCGTACGGTGGAGGAGGCGATCCGCGCCTATCGGCTCGGCATCTACTTTGTCGAGCGTCTTGGATGGACGCTGCAAAAGAAGGCGGGCTACTGTATGGGCATGGCTTGGGTCTACCGCGATGCGGGGGAGCATGAGAAAGAAGCGGAGATCCTGCGCCGTGCCGCCGAGCTCTATGAGGAATCGGTGATGACCGAGAAGTACCCGATCCATGGGATGAGCGACAGCATGGCGCTCTATATTGCGGGTGCGGCGTACTATCGCCTGGAGGACTATGAGAAGGCGACACAGATGCTCTCGCAGATCATGAGCGACCAAGAGGTACGCAAGAACGATGTGAAACTCTTTGAGCG
- the malQ gene encoding 4-alpha-glucanotransferase yields MLESYQVEHNSQNIYFRSIVGAAEAGSRLRLGIRIRTYEPIHQVLVRLWQDQTGERLIPLETRDTQGEQKFYTAWFELPDYGCLVWYYFIITMESGTYFYGNNPEMLGGVGALSTAAPASYQITIYNKGARTPDWFKNVVMYQIFPDRFARSGDMIIRKKGAVIRTDWTDDPMYLKDPDTKEIIAYDFFGGNLRGVMEKLDYLKDLGISCIYFNPVFESESNHHYDTGDYHKIDPVLGDIEDFRALVTAAAQRGIRIILDGVFSHTGSNSIYFNRQHQYASIGAYQSKESPYYSWYHFRSYPNEYDCWWNFDTLPNVNETDPAYMDFVITGKDSVLHHWMNEGIAGWRLDVIDELPPTFSKKFFAELKKHNPDAVMIGEVWEDASNKVAYGTPREYLSGNEMDSAMNYPLRTMMFDFLTGVVDGRQTARRLASQIENYPKENLYAMMNLIGSHDVQRAITVLAGVPYYEGMPAIEQSRLRMTDEQFDLGSRRLLMATLWQMTYPGVPSVYYGDEIGMQGFKDPFNRRPYDWEHGNKDIRRWFERFIALRNENDALRTGDILPLYGAGDVIAYARTIRSGYDVFNNEKEDGVFIAAFNRNLTETLTIEVDVSDFACGIFEDAFKPSRTYEVERGRLRIKIPPLFGLLLRERKEPRRYERKAGVLLHPTSLPSKYGVGDFGREAYRFLDFLAEAGQKVWQILPLSPVGVSYSPYQSISAFAGNIMMIDPEDLVGRGWLTEKDVYLPYEANTAFIDFERVKAFKKELLEKAFRAFRKKHAQDKDYLAFCEKEAYWLDDYALFHAAKKEYGRTAWTEWPAEIKRRDPAALKALAERQKDEVELDRFKQYVFHTQWDRLHAYATKKGIKILGDMPIFIAQDSADAWAHQHLFDLSEDGTPRTVAGVPPDYFSASGQLWGNPQYNWDAMKAENYAWWKRRFRKLHEQVDILRIDHFRAFEAYWSVDGKAETAINGHWIKGPGKPFFDEIERELGTLDIVAEDLGIITSEVERLRDDCGFPGMKIVHFMLEPNESGRVGFVTPENSIVYTGTHDNNTTVGWFTRDIDEVLRETLANMTGTTSDRPKTICRRLIKMAYASNARMAIIPMQDLLALDERARMNTPGTVGINWRWSLKKDYLLELDSKKLKALCVRYHR; encoded by the coding sequence ATGCTGGAATCCTATCAGGTGGAGCACAACTCGCAGAATATTTATTTCCGCTCCATTGTCGGGGCGGCAGAGGCGGGAAGCCGACTGCGTCTTGGCATTCGCATCCGAACATATGAGCCGATTCATCAGGTGCTCGTGCGCCTCTGGCAGGATCAGACGGGGGAGCGTCTGATTCCCTTGGAAACACGGGATACACAGGGAGAGCAGAAATTTTATACGGCGTGGTTCGAGCTGCCGGACTATGGCTGTCTTGTGTGGTACTACTTCATCATCACAATGGAGAGCGGCACCTATTTCTACGGGAATAATCCGGAGATGCTCGGAGGTGTCGGTGCGCTGAGCACCGCAGCGCCTGCGTCCTATCAGATCACGATCTACAACAAGGGCGCACGTACGCCGGACTGGTTCAAGAACGTCGTCATGTACCAGATCTTCCCGGATCGCTTCGCGCGTTCGGGCGATATGATCATACGCAAGAAGGGGGCGGTCATCCGTACGGATTGGACGGACGACCCCATGTACCTCAAGGATCCCGACACGAAGGAGATCATCGCCTATGACTTCTTCGGTGGGAATCTGCGCGGGGTCATGGAAAAGCTCGACTATCTGAAGGATCTTGGCATCTCGTGCATCTATTTCAATCCCGTCTTTGAGTCCGAGAGCAACCATCACTACGACACGGGGGACTATCACAAGATCGACCCCGTGCTCGGCGACATCGAGGACTTTCGTGCGCTCGTCACGGCGGCAGCACAGCGCGGCATCCGCATCATCCTCGACGGTGTATTCAGTCATACGGGCAGCAACAGCATCTATTTCAACCGCCAGCATCAGTACGCATCCATCGGTGCGTACCAGTCAAAGGAGTCGCCGTACTACTCGTGGTACCATTTCCGCAGCTACCCGAACGAGTATGACTGCTGGTGGAACTTCGATACCCTGCCGAACGTCAACGAAACGGATCCCGCCTACATGGATTTTGTCATCACGGGCAAGGACAGCGTTCTGCACCACTGGATGAACGAGGGAATCGCGGGATGGCGGCTCGACGTGATCGACGAACTGCCGCCGACGTTCTCTAAGAAGTTCTTCGCGGAGCTCAAAAAGCACAACCCCGATGCCGTCATGATCGGCGAAGTCTGGGAGGATGCCTCGAACAAGGTCGCCTATGGCACGCCGCGCGAATATCTGTCGGGCAACGAGATGGACTCGGCGATGAACTACCCGCTGCGCACGATGATGTTTGACTTCCTCACGGGTGTGGTGGACGGACGGCAGACCGCACGGCGGCTTGCAAGCCAGATCGAGAACTATCCGAAGGAAAATCTCTACGCGATGATGAACCTCATCGGCAGTCATGACGTGCAGCGTGCGATCACGGTGCTTGCGGGCGTGCCATACTACGAGGGGATGCCCGCCATCGAGCAGTCGCGTCTGCGCATGACCGATGAGCAGTTCGACCTCGGCTCGCGCCGTCTTCTCATGGCGACCCTCTGGCAGATGACCTATCCGGGTGTTCCGAGCGTCTACTACGGTGACGAAATCGGAATGCAGGGATTCAAGGATCCGTTCAACCGCCGTCCCTATGACTGGGAGCACGGCAACAAGGACATTCGCCGTTGGTTCGAGCGTTTTATCGCGCTGCGCAACGAGAACGATGCGCTGCGTACCGGCGACATCCTGCCGCTCTATGGTGCGGGCGATGTCATCGCCTATGCGCGTACGATCCGTTCGGGCTACGACGTGTTCAACAACGAGAAGGAGGACGGCGTCTTTATCGCCGCATTCAACCGCAACCTGACGGAGACGCTGACAATCGAGGTGGATGTGAGCGACTTCGCCTGCGGTATCTTTGAGGATGCGTTCAAGCCCTCGCGTACCTATGAAGTGGAGCGCGGGCGGCTGCGCATCAAGATCCCGCCGCTCTTCGGGCTGCTCCTGCGTGAGCGCAAAGAACCGCGCCGCTACGAGCGCAAGGCGGGCGTTCTCCTCCATCCGACGTCGCTGCCGTCGAAATACGGTGTGGGCGACTTCGGCAGGGAGGCATACCGCTTCCTCGACTTCCTCGCGGAGGCGGGGCAAAAGGTATGGCAGATCCTACCGCTCAGCCCCGTAGGGGTCAGTTACTCGCCCTATCAGTCCATCTCCGCATTTGCGGGCAACATCATGATGATTGACCCCGAGGATCTCGTTGGGCGCGGATGGCTGACGGAGAAGGACGTCTACCTGCCGTACGAGGCGAATACCGCCTTTATCGACTTCGAGCGCGTGAAGGCGTTCAAGAAGGAACTGCTCGAAAAGGCATTCCGCGCCTTCCGTAAGAAGCACGCGCAGGACAAGGATTACCTCGCATTCTGTGAGAAAGAGGCGTACTGGCTCGACGACTACGCGCTCTTTCACGCGGCAAAGAAGGAGTATGGGCGCACAGCATGGACGGAGTGGCCGGCGGAGATCAAACGCCGCGACCCCGCAGCACTCAAGGCACTTGCCGAGCGGCAGAAGGACGAGGTGGAGCTGGATCGGTTCAAGCAGTATGTATTCCACACGCAGTGGGATCGCCTGCACGCGTACGCAACGAAGAAGGGCATCAAGATCCTCGGCGATATGCCCATCTTCATCGCACAGGACAGCGCGGACGCATGGGCGCATCAGCATCTCTTTGACCTGAGCGAGGACGGCACGCCGCGCACCGTCGCGGGCGTACCGCCCGACTACTTTTCTGCCAGCGGGCAGCTCTGGGGCAACCCACAGTACAACTGGGACGCGATGAAGGCGGAGAACTATGCGTGGTGGAAACGCCGTTTCCGCAAGCTGCACGAACAGGTGGATATTCTGCGCATCGACCACTTCCGCGCCTTTGAGGCGTACTGGTCGGTGGACGGCAAGGCGGAGACGGCGATCAACGGGCACTGGATCAAGGGACCCGGCAAGCCGTTCTTCGACGAGATCGAACGCGAACTCGGCACACTCGACATCGTCGCCGAGGATCTCGGCATCATCACGAGCGAGGTGGAGCGTCTGCGCGACGACTGCGGCTTCCCCGGGATGAAGATCGTGCATTTTATGCTCGAACCGAACGAGTCGGGGCGCGTCGGCTTCGTTACCCCCGAGAACAGCATCGTCTATACGGGAACGCACGACAACAACACCACCGTCGGATGGTTCACACGCGACATCGACGAGGTGCTGCGTGAGACATTGGCGAATATGACAGGGACGACCTCCGACCGTCCGAAGACCATCTGCAGGCGGCTCATCAAGATGGCATACGCGTCAAACGCACGCATGGCGATCATTCCCATGCAGGATCTCCTCGCACTCGACGAGCGTGCCCGTATGAATACGCCCGGCACGGTCGGCATCAACTGGCGTTGGAGCCTCAAGAAAGACTACCTCCTCGAACTCGATTCGAAAAAGCTCAAGGCACTTTGCGTGCGATACCATCGGTGA